From the genome of Biomphalaria glabrata chromosome 1, xgBioGlab47.1, whole genome shotgun sequence, one region includes:
- the LOC106063875 gene encoding BCL2/adenovirus E1B 19 kDa protein-interacting protein 3-like, producing the protein MASTQRPDRSDDLNDSWVELHYVNQDRYQPMESSASTSTDPVVATYMSTMEKLLIDAQRESRTPSRPNSKESSYRGSPNGPASPNTEWTNQEWKPKQEPNTDWIWDWSSRPELQQSFDNLSEKFRHPGSKVGHTPLSVRNTQVMKKTRLFSWANLPTLLLTHACTFFLGAAAVFIYFKKFCNLTTIAQITLD; encoded by the exons aCTCATGGGTTGAACTTCATTATGTGAATCAAGATAGATATCAACCCATGGAATCCTCAGCATCGACCAGCACAGACCCTGTTGTTGCTACCTACATGAGCACCATGGAGAAACTGTTGATAGATGCACAGAGGGAGTCACGTACACCATCTAGACCCAACAGCAAGGAATCTTCCTATCGAGGGAG TCCTAATGGGCCTGCAAGTCCTAACACAGAGTGGACAAACCAAGAGTGGAAACCCAAACAG gAACCTAACACAGACTGGATATGGGATTGGTCAAGTAGACCGGAGCTACAGCAGTCTTT TGATAATTTAAGTGAAAAATTTCGTCATCCTGGCAGCAAAGTTGGACACACACCTCTCAGTGTACGAAATACACAAGTTATGAAAAAAACACGCCTGTTTTCCTGGGCTAACCTACCAACTTTACTTTTGACACATGCCTGCACATTTTTTTTGGGCGCTGCAGC tgTGTttatttacttcaaaaaattttGCAACTTGACAACTATTGCCCAAATTACTCTAGATTAG